The genome window TGATATCTTTGCATCATTTTGTatgttgagttcattaattcttcttagtaatcaaaagaggctagttgaatcattgattaaacctagttatgaGAATAATCggaagaggttttcctaaagaccaatctgctacgcattcttgcatatctgcACATGCTTAAAtttgttcatcttgtgaggttaagacttaatcgagtgaggagtttttgctgaacgtttaagctaataattgagtgaatttgagagactcatttgaacattagaagtgaattatctagagttagatcccgaataattatcttgcacctatcctatcaaaaccctatcttctcccattaataaccttctttgcttattccttattTCGGTTGTCATTAGTCCAtagttttagattcttagttaattttagttagacatcctataaatctcaattgttgatcttCTTGGAtaacaatcaagctagaaactacgagaatactatttaaatccaatccttgtggatacgatgtTATACTATACTACATTTGATTAGctagcataatttaagtgtgttttgcgctcgtcacatGTACAATAGTAAAGGTCTCCTGGGCTCTAGTGGTACCAGCACATGAGGTTTGGATagatactccttgattttatcgaAGGACTTTTGACACTCATCAGTCCAACTTGTTTCAGCATCCCTCCTCAACATCTTGAAGATTGTATCACATATTACTGTCGACTGCACTATGAAATGACTGATGTAGTTGAGACGACCCAAGAAGCTCATTACATCCTTCTTATTCCTTCATGGTGGTAGATCATgaatggctttgatctttgacGGGTCCAGCTCAATACCTTGGCGGCTGACGATCAAACCTAGTAACTTTCCCGCAGGGACCGCAAAAGCATATTTCATAGGGtccagcttcatattgtacttcaaCAGGCGATCGAAAAACTTTCTCAAATCTGCTATGTGATTCGGgctcttcttggatttgatgatgacatcatctatgtaaaaCTCTATTTTCCTGTGTATCATATCATAAAAGAgagtggtcatggccctcatgtaggctGCCCCGacgttcttcaaaccaaacggcatcatcTTGTAGCAATGCATcccccatggtgtaataaagcTCATTTTATCtacatcctcttcatccatccagatctggtgGTATCCTACGAAGCAATCAAGAAAGGATTGTTGTTCATGCTTGCCGCAGTTGTTGATCAAGATGTGTATGTTTGGTAGTggaaaatcatccttaggacttgctctattCAGATCTCGTTAGTCAACGCATACCTTGACCTTCCTGTCTTTCTTTGATACAGGTACGATGTTGGGTAACCAGGTCGGTTATTTGACCACTCAGTGGACattggctttgatctgcttgatgacctcctcttttatctttaaACTCATATCTGACTTGAATTTCCTGAGTTTTTGTTTCAATGGTGGACACATAGgtttggtaggtagcttgtgcgccattatggatgtgctcaaccctgtcatgtcatcataggaccatgcaaagatgtcctcatattctttcaaaaatttaacGTACTCTTCTCTgtctgacggtgatagatgaatttTAATacgagtttctttgactgtttcagaatccccCAAATTAACTGCCTCAGTATCTTCCAGGttggactttggtttgttttcaaaatctTTTATTTAcctgacaatttcctcaggtattatgttgttttcccGTTCTTCTGAATCACTCTCATTGTGTTGCGTTGTCTTATTACATGTCACAATTGTAGATTCAACAGGATAGAAAATAGTTATGTTGAAAAGAATACATAgagataataatataaataaacgaAAGGAAAGAATGCATTAATTTAAAACGTAAAATGTTAAACAAACACGACTCGATATctcgagtatttatttcaaaacaAACTACTGAATGTCTTAAATTACAAAAAATAGTTTAAAGTAAAATTATGCTAGTCTAGCAAAGCTACCCAGGTACTCGACGAGCCTgagatggtgcagcagtccaattCCTGAGAACAACTCCATCTCCTACCATCTGGATGGTACGATCTTTCTTCTCCCCCCCCCCAAAGATCACATTGCAATCCATATTTTCTTCATTTAGAAACAAGTTCCTCATGCCATCTAGGATCTCATCTACTTCAGAACCCCAAATCATGTCGGCCTTGCAGAATCTTTGGTAAAATGGTGGTATGGGTTTAAGCAACGGataatagaaatcatgccatggtggtgaccaatcCTCATATTCTTGCACAGCGTACTCGTACTCGAGACCAAAAAAGGTGTCCTCAGTACATGGTTGTATTAGTTCTGTTATCCCTTGAAGCTTGGGGACAAGACCTTGACGCAGCTCATACCCCAATCAAAGCAGCATGCTTAGCACCTTATTGCTCAACCATCGTCCCTTCGCGACTGTGTTTATCTGTTCGATACTGTAGAATGTATCTCCTCCTAACTTCTTTCTGTTTTCAACTGCTGATATGGTCTGGTTGGTATAAATGGGATTGTTTTTGTCTCCATGAAtaatcacctcctgatgattccactcgaacATCACGGCCTGCTGTAAAGTAGAAGCAACTGCCCCAGCCATATGTATCCACGGTCGTCCCAATAGTAGGTTGTAGGTGGCAGGATATATAGTACCTGGAACTTGACATCAAACATGGTCGGGCCTATCTTCAAACTCAGATCAATATCTCTGATTATAGCTCTTTAGGACCCATCGAATGTCTTTACATTCATGATTCCCAACCGTGTTCCAGGTATGCCTATACCCAATATTTTCAGGGTGGTCGAAAGGCATATATtcagactcgaacccccatcaaTCAAGACTCgagtaatatattttttttcacaCTGCACGGTGATGTGCAATGCTTTGTTATGACTCAAACCTTTCGATGGCAACTCATCTTTGTGGAAAGTGATCTTGTGTGTCTCCAGCACTTGTCCTACAATATTTGCCATCTCTCTACTGGTGATGCCAATAGGAACATAGGCTTCACTTAACATCTTCATCAAGGCGTTCTTGTGTGTGTCTAAGTTCTACAACAATGACAAGATGGATAATTGGGTAGGAGTTTTGTTAAGGTTATTAACAACAGAATACTCCTTTGCTTGTATCTTTCTCCACAAATCATCAGTACATTTTACCACAACAGGTGGTTCTGGCGCGCTCTCCTTACATGTCCCTCCCTGGGCGAGATTGTTTGACGTGTAGACTCTGCCATCTTATCTTTCCCTTTTCTTCTTGCCTCTACCACATAATCTCCCATAGAACAACATCAGATTGGTAAGATGGCGATGGAGCTACTATCATAGTGAACAGTGGCCTAGATGTAGCCACTTCAACCTCGAATGGTGCCTTGGTTTGCACCACAATCAGTGAGAGTGTGACAGGGGATGTCATAGCAGTGTCTCCTTCTTGAATAAGACTGACAGAACCTTTctggtcccattcttcatcagtctCGATCATATTTACTCCCTCACCCCTATGGTCGGTAAGGGGGATGTTGCGGAAATTCAGTGCAGATTCCTTCGCCTGTATTACCTTAGTATCAATCAATGTCTAGATCTTGTCTTTCAACATGAGACATTCTTCAATGGTGTGCCCCTTCATGCCTAAGTGATAGGCGCAAGTTTTGTTGCGCTTGACCCATTGAGAGGGATTTTCAAATGCGACGGCacgaatgggagtgacataaccggcGGCCTTTATTCTCTAGTACAATTAGGCTAATGGTTTGGCGAGAGGAGTGTATTATCTAGGAGCTCTGCAGCTGAAGTTGGGTCGGTGTTTCGGGTAGCTCTGTCGAGAAGGTGGAGATGAGTGATAGTAGGTTGGCTAGTTAttgtaggtatggtaggtggtagCAGGTTAATGGTATTTTGGGGGTGAGGGATGATATGTTGGCGGGGGTGTTTCATAGGTGAGGTGAGATTTTGGCCCTTGGGAtaccatcacggcacccacttcttttttttttagtaaTACCTCCAGACTGCAAAGCTTTATTAGTGGCCTGCAAAGCTTCGAAGTTGGTTACCATGCCGCTCTTGATACCCTGTTCAATTCTTTCTCCTAGCTTGATGATGTCGGAAAACTTGTGATTCTCTATGACCATCAATCTTTCATAGTATTATGGGTCCTAAGCTcagacgaagaacttattcatttgttcatCCTCCAACGGCGGCCTTACCTTAGCAGCTTCTGATCACCAACGGGTGGCGTACTCACGAAAGGTCTCCATGGGTTTCTTCTTGCGATTCTGGATATATAAAACGTCCGGTGAATTCTTTGTGTTGAACTTGAATCTGTCCATAAAGTCAGATGACATACTTATCCAATTAGGccatttctttgggttttgaATAATGTACCAAGATAAAGCATCCCGAGTGAGACTTCGCATTAACAGCTTCATGTGGATTTGCTCATTCTTGCCTATGTCCATGAGTTTATCGCGGTAAGTCCTCAAATGCACCTTGGGATCACCGGTGCCATCAAATATTTCAAACTTTGGGGTTTTGTAACCTTCAGGTAGCTCCATATTCGGTTGGATACACAAATgttcataattcaaaccttcaACACCCTTCCATCCCTCGACACTCTGGACCCTTCCAAATAACGTGTTCAACTCTTCGGCCATGTTCCttatgagcaggtccttctcagtaGGTTCGGGCATGTATAGTGTTTGCTGTGGAGTTTATGTTAGAGTTTTCACATATATGTGGTTGCTTTGGTTGgtttgtaaggccccgtgaatttCTATAGCTAATTCGAGCAATTTCGAGCTTAGGAATACAATTTAATTTAGACCCGAACTACATGAGAAAATACTGGAGTGGATAAAGTTATTTGGATACTTggggataattattttattaatctttgaatattgtattaaTGGGAAAAAATTTGATGTTAATTTCCAAGAATTAAACTAAAGAAAATACAGTAAACTATCTCCCCATAGCACAGCTATAGCACAGGAGGGAAGTCGAAATTTTAGCATACTAGTGGACAGAATACTGTACCTGGACCTATTAATACCTGAGTagggagagagaaaaataaaaggatttcaagactaggtcttttctctccatcacccatccggccaaagcttccaatacacacttaaggtgagtttttaagtgtgtttttatgattatttcacttctcaatcactagttacaacaaggttttgtattggattccataggatttcttcaaaatctcaagaataccccaaaagttgtctttcaagattggtctacaagaggtaatctttcactcttaaacctacatgcatggattgttagtgaatatatgaCCAAAAAATAAGTACTAGCacttatgagatggtgattggaagccataagtgcttaacctagattattgggtgttgtagagattttgtaatgagttaattagtaaaatttggtgGATGtaagttcattgatgattataattgTGCTAAAGAAGGCAGTTAGTGGACAAAAGATgttgtagtatctcttgttggtggtaaggatggattgttggatgaagaaacaccattactagaggtagtagaatattatgcactctaggtgtttgataaaatgctaaaATAACCTAAAACCTGGAatattttactaatattggtccatttgaattatgttgatgtagattgaagttggtGTGAGGTTTTAGTATCACTAAAGAGCTCCATCGAGGTCTGTTGGCTAAACTCCTATACAATTGGATTTCATGATTCTCGTATGAATTCCAAGCATGGTTGTCCTAGTTCCTATTTCCATTATTCCGGATTGCTTTTGATGGTTGAATTCCAAATGTTCATGAGATTTCTAGATATTTCTTAATTGCCAATGCCATGCTCCCATCCTTGGAAATGTTTAGCTATTTCATTTGATGGTAATATGCACATGAAAATTAAGTAATGATTTTTATACCACAAATCTTCATGATTGAAGTGCTTTAAAATGGTTGAATTACTAAATGCTCATGAAGCTCTACACAATCCCTATTTGCTATTGCCATGcaattctttttaaaaatatttcaagCATGATTGATTCATTAAATGCTATGATTTAAActcatgtttcaattgcaaatCACTATGCTCtcattttggaagaaattcaaTGTGCTTAGGGCTCTTTTTATGCATGCTTTTGAAGCCATGATTTCCAAATGTCCTAAATATTGGTATTTTTAGAAATCCTTGAAAGTATAGGAATGaaagtataaaatataaaatgtGGCCGTCGTGCCATGAACGAAGGTATGGAATGTAAAATACGGGCATGGTGCCAAGAACAAAGATTTACATGCGTGGCCAAATGTGCCAAAGAAATGAAAGGATTTTCAAAAGGGAAATGAGatgagtattttctttatataataTTGTTTTTGGGAGTATAATTACATAGCCGAGAAGATATAGGTTGTATAGACTAAACCctaaactacacgtgccggtgtaggagttgaTAGAAGGGTAAATCCCCGTTATATTGtgttgatattattccccttaattggcaTGAATTTATTGCTAGCATCAGTCTGAGTTCCCATGTCGATCCACGCGGCATCGtggtgagacgacttagccgaTCGAGCTGTGATGGGATGACATGCTGTGCACATGGGGggtattgtgttgttatgtcaaCCCTCATGGATCGGGGTGTGACGACTTAGTCGGTCGAGcggtgatcggactccatgccacGAGCATGGTGGGTTGTCCTTCTTAATATTATATTGGATTTACCTTGCCATGTCGATCCATATATACATCGTGGTgtgacggcttagccgatcgagcgATGATCGAACTCCATGCCACGAACATGGTGGTTTGTGTCAGTAGCTGATGATCTCCCAAACTAAATGAAAAAGGTATGTTTGAAGGTTTCGCTCACACTATGTTTTCTATTATGGCATGGCACATTACACTTGTACCCATTTACTACTCTTTCATATTTTCCCTACTTATGTTTCTTGTTCCATTTTATGTGAGGGTACTTAgctttatatactagtactattctatatgtactaacttcccttttgctgggggcactgcatatttaatggatgcaggtggttccgcaGTAGGTGGCTCAGGTTCTTGATAGGTGTACCCTCttctcagctgatttggtgagccatATTCTACTTCGGGGCCTTATGTCTTTTTATCTTACACATTCTGTTATGAGgcatagccggggccttgtcgccggcatTCCCATATTGTACTCTTGTtcacttagaggctccgtagaatTACTATGGGTTGTATTTTGACTTGGGATCACAAACTAATAATGTTGTTGTATCTGTCGAATGTTCCACTTCTAGACTATAAACGTGTAATATTTTGGTAATCGAAAAATAAAGCTCTTATAGAAATAAAGGTTGATGTTGAACATACTATCCTCTTGATTGGTTTAACTCCTTATATGTATCCTCAAATTATTTATGGGTATGGTTGAATGATAGGCACtaagtaggcttgctcgactgggacGTCTCTGTCGAgtaccggtcgcgctccccaaggtcgagGTGTGACAGGCTtcgtatcagagcctaaggttttaaagtgtcgtaggatgtctcagagccgtgtctattagagtccttcttatcggtgtgttgtcgaccgcatctataattaggaggctacttgggcatttaggaatgtgACCCTTCTTTGGTATTCTAGaccgtgcgataaagctgattatAAGATTGTCCCCTTTTTAACTCGTGCATTTACTGATACcaaagaacccccgaaatcccaTGAACTGATCTCAAGAACCCCCCGAATCCATAACATAcgtacgaagcatatcctctaatatatgaATGGCGCGATCGGACTGCATGTCCATCTATGGGTGAAATTtcatactcaactcaacctgtgtgactaactcacgttgtacggctCTCTTGAAGTGTAAATTAAACTTCGTGTCCTGGTCAGAGATAATggataccggcatgccatgaagtctaacaatctcgcagatatagatctgagccagctgctctgaagaataggtagtcaccaccggaatgaaatgagaaaACTTgttcaacctatccacaatcacccatacaacgtcaaatttcttcaaagttcgtgggagcccaacaacaaagtcAATGGTAACACGATTTCATTTCCACTGGGAAACTCAAGTCTCTGATGCAAAccgcctggcctctgatgctcatacttcacctgctgacaatttaggcacttagccacatactccactatatctttcttcattctcctcca of Nicotiana tomentosiformis chromosome 7, ASM39032v3, whole genome shotgun sequence contains these proteins:
- the LOC138895961 gene encoding uncharacterized protein gives rise to the protein MAEELNTLFGRVQSVEGWKGVEGLNYEHLCIQPNMELPEGYKTPKFEIFDGTGDPKVHLRTYRDKLMDIGKNEQIHMKLLMRSLTRDALSWYIIQNPKKWPNWISMSSDFMDRFKFNTKNSPDVLYIQNRKKKPMETFREYATRW